Below is a window of Arabidopsis thaliana chromosome 2, partial sequence DNA.
CAGCGGACAGCATGTATCTTCATGAATGATGAATCCAAACATATATGCAAAAAATAGGTAAAAATAGTTAGTCAAATATTGGATACAAAATTTTCACAGAGAaggtaaataatttatttacctATAAGCATAGACATCGTTGAAAGGCAATTTGATAGACGTGCTTGAAATTTCGAGAGTGACGGTGTTGGTGCTGATGAGGACCACCGTTATGAGGAGGAAAGCCGCGGTCAAAACCCTAAGGAGAAGGAGCACTGTCCTCAACGTAACGGACGGTGGTGCCGGAGGTGGTGGAGCCATATAAATCTTCCCGTTAATTAATCGTTACGCTTTAAAGAGTAAGATGAAAATGATTAAGGCTAAGATGTTCGAATGCAAGACATGGAATGTTGACTAATTTATAGCCAAAATTTACGTTGACTCGAGTTCGAAGAgttgatttttgttacattataatatttaaccataatgtaaaatatatatatgcacaaATTGTATTCTTCAATTCGTGCTGGAGCTTGCTGGAACTCGATCACcacttctaagttctaacttAGTAATTGAAGTCGTGATATATTTTATTGACATATGGTAttaatttagatttaaaaCAGTTTTTAGCCAAGGAATTGTAAGTCTAAATTCATAGTCTTCGTAGCCAGAAGGCAAcctttgatattatttttattatctatatctttttttttttttggacaaagcTTGTATCTACATCTAACtgagaaaaaagaatgtttttctttgtcatattATTGTTCTCAAATTCTGATTATACAACTTTTGACATCAAATCATAATTATgcaatcaaacaaacaaaccaaaaaagaaatatgcGACTAGCGTAATTTTTGCGCCACAATGTATTTTATATGCATAGCAAATCATTAGAATCCTAGTACAACTGTACAAAGTTCGAGTTGGACACCTAGCAGCGATAATTCAAACCATGTTTCCATCTAATGTAACAGTATAGACTTAGTCGTCTATCAATTTTAGGTGCAATCATTcgtattaaaaagaaaacttagtttttttttcatactGTTTAGAGGAACAAAATACATGTAACAAGAGgtacatttttgtttgagttaaattttacaatttttgaatatatagtCAACGAAGACCGAAAAAGTTGAGTCAATTCCTAAGAATCAATCTGCCACATGCATCGCCGTGCTTGAAGGGCGGCTCACTGTCTTCTTGCTTATTACTACagttaaatctttttttttcaacatctAATGCTATACTTttaatctataatatatattagatgTGACTTAAGGAATTTCAATAGttatacataataataaaaatgaatatttgttAGTGTTACAAACTGTGTGTCATAATCATCATTCATCAGGATttcaaaaatatctcaaaattgTTGTAAGTTCATGTAATTCGAAATGAATGTGCactataagaaataaatttacaatttaaaaaatgctTCAATACtggttacaaaaaaaactttcaatacTAGTATTATACTACTTACTTAGTCAAAAAAGTTTATGAATATGGTTTTTTCTgtatgttaatatttttaactgAAAATAGTACCGACATAACAAGTAAAGATATCTTTATTTAAAGTaacaaacattaatttcaCTTCAAATTCTCACTATTAAGGATTCCTCTCTTTGTAGCCACATTTCACCATCACTACTTTGTTTTCGcatatctttaaattttgtatacGTAGCAAACTCTTTCGAGAAAACAAGATGAAGCTCGTGGTTGTACAATTCTTCataatctctcttctcctcacATCTTCATTTTCTGTACTTTCAAGTGCTGATTCGTGTAAGTGTTTACTTAATCTAGTTAATAATTGTAGGTCATGCATGTATCATTTTGAAACAAGTTTTCTGAAATTCTAagattttacatatatatgtgataaATGAATTAGCAGCATGCGGTGGAAAGTGCAATGTGAGATGCTCAAAGGCAGGACAACATGAAGAATGCCTCAAGTACTGCAATATATGTTGCCAGAAGTGTAATTGTGTTCCTTCGGGAACTTTTGGACACAAAGATGAATGTCCTTGCTACCGTGATATGAAAAACTCCAAAGGTGGATCCAAGTGTCCTTGAACGTTCTTTGAAGATCCTCATCACATACATATAACTTCTACGTACTATATGTGTGGAAATATTAATCACATTCTatgtttgaaatatataaaataaaatcaatgcCCCCAATGTTGGAAATCTTCAATGTgatatcttaatatatatcacgaataaaaaagtttaaatttctcaatctcatttttaatctttaatctAATTTCTTAACACATCAACGAATCTTTAATCTTTAATCATGTAGATAATTATCAGAGCACCTAAACATTGCGCCGTTTTGTGATTATACAAAGTAACATCGTgctgtttttgacttttgaaaaCCACAGATCCAAAAACTGTTTACTTTCCTCTAAGAGAAAGCAAAGCCGAGTGAGTCCAAGCGAGTTTTGAGAGATTCGTTGACTCACTACCGGAGAACGACGCTATGTCAGAGACCGCCGTGTCAATCGATTCGGACCGATCTAAgtcggaggaagaagacgaagaagagtaTTCTCCACCGGTGCAATCATCTCCGTCAGCGAATTTCGAGAAAGATCGACACTTGATGTATTTGGAGATGATGTACGAGTTGCTTCCGTACCATTACCAATCTCAGGAGATCAATCGTCTTACACTCGCTCATTTCATAATCTCGGGTCTTCATTTTCTCGGCGCAAGAGACCGTGTTAGtctctttctcctctctctcaaAGAATCGATCTTTGTTTTTCCCCTGAATCTGATTTAGTGAATTTCATCTATAATTTCTGAAGGTTGATAAAGATGTTGTTGCAAAGTGGGTTTTGTCCTTCCAGGCCTTTCCTACTAACAGAGTTTCACTGAAAGATGgtatttttcttgaatttagTTAGAAGTATGTTTATGAGCAAATTGTTAATTAGTTAGTGATCAATGAATGAgatgttcttgttcttctctgcAGGAGAATTCTATGGTTTCTTTGGTTCAAGGAGTTCTCAGTTTCCCATTGATGAGAATGGGGTAATTATAAGTCTATATTCCTTATGCTTTATATGTTACAagatttatctttgttttgcaTCTGTGTGGGCTTGACAGTTTAGTTTGTTGCGTAGGATTTAAAGCACAACGGTAGTCACTTGGCAAGCACTTACTGTGCTTTGGCTATTCTGAAGGTCATTGGACATGATCTCTCGACCATCGACTCAAAATCATTGCTAATTTCCATGATAAACCTTCAACAGGATGATGGAAGGTATTAGTTCTTAGAGcttaaaaaagtaaaatgcATTTTATAATGCCATAAGTttattacttattttctttgttctaaGTCGTTTAGGCTAGCAATATTCTCATTTACATGGTGCAACAAGTTTGGCTTGTCAGCATATAATGATTAAATAAGCAATGGGGTCTGAATTGTGTTTgatacttttttattttgctacAGCTTCATGCCTATCCATATTGGAGGTGAAACGGATCTTCGATTTGTATATTGTGCAGGTAAGGAATAGCTACCTAACAGGATTTACATACCATGTCTTTATACTTTACGTAGAGTATcaatctagtttttttttttttttgtggttcaGCTGCAATCTGTTACATGCTGGATAGTTGGAGTGGAATGGATAAGGAGAGTGCTAAGAACTACATATTAAACTGTCAGGTTTACTTCTGATCTTGTAGttgcttttgtctttttttcttccattgatATTTGTCAATTTCTGTGTTGAGAAGACATTCTTGTGCAACATTCTTTGTGCAGTCATATGATGGTGGTTTTGGATTGATCCCTGGTTCTGAATCTCATGGTGagttgaaaacaatttttctaCTATCTCACAGTTGATTTTTTCCATGTGCAGTCCAACTAAGTGGCGCATATGTTATTACTGAATTGATCATTGAGGACACTTTAGATAATTTAGTTCCTTCATCTAGGTTTCTACTTCAATGGCAACccataaagaaaagaagtttaCTATGTTCTTACGTTATGAGGGAAATGTGTTTAATTGACTCCACTCGTGTATGATGCTTACCTACGTTCTGCAACTTAGTTATGCAGGTGGTGCCACTTACTGTGCTATTGCATCCCTTCGGTTGATGGGATACATTGGAGTTGATCTGCTGTCAAATGATTCATCCAGTTCAATAATAGACCCTTCATTACTTCTCAACTGGTGCCTACAGGTACTGCTTCATAAAATCTGTTAACTTTCACCTCATAAATATTACCTTTAGATTCGTAATGGCCTGAGTGATCTGAAATTTTTTCTTACCTTGCCTGTAGAGACAAGCaaatgatggtgggtttcaAGGTAGGACTAACAAGCCAAGTGACACATGCTATGCATTTTGGTTAGTCCCCTCAACTTTTGCTGTCACCGACCCTAATTGTTCTCATCTGCTTATGATGGGCCTTGCATATTTGTAGGATTGGAGCTGTCCTTAAACTTATAGGAGGCGATGCATTGATCGACAAAATGGCTCTGCGCAAATTTTTAATGAGTTGTCAGTCCAAGGTAACTATTCTCTACATCTCATATCTCAGCTGatattaatttctaaatttgtaaAGTAACTGAGTAGATAGGCAAACCTGCAACTAAGCTAATATTTATTTAGCAATATTACTAGTAGCAGCCTATAGAGCCATTAGGATAGTTTGGTACATTGTCTTCATTCATGTGTTTACATCTACGATTCATGATCGGTTACTGATGATAACAATCTGCTTAACGCCGCCATTGTTTGTGCATTTTTGTGTCCAGTATGGTGGATTCAGTAAATTCCCCGGACAATTACCAGATCTGTATCATTCATACTACGGTTACACGGCTTTTAGTCTCTTGGAAGAACAGGGCTTGAGTCCTCTATGTCCTGAGCTAGGTTTACCTCTTCTTGCAGCCCCGGGAATTTGATGTTTAGATTGTCTCAAAGTCACATTCTTTTTTCACCACATTGTAACATTTATGTCAACATTCCGTGTGGTAACATTGCTAAAACTCACAGAATGAATATTGTAAACCAAAGAAAAGCAAATTTAGTTgttgagttttattttctgttctttttagACTAGGGacgaaaaatcaaaaacttttaaatcataaatctGTGAATAAGATGTTGCATGATTGTGTAAGAAAGttcgggaaaaaaaaacaaaagactatTGTAAGATTGCAGTTTCGCTTTGTTAACGAGTGAGTGGTGTTGTTGACGCCACTTGGATGGAAAAGTATCAGACATAAACTGCAAAAACTGGGACAAAATCCTAAAGGGGAAGAGATTCCCCACTTGGCCTCTCATGAGTCTTGTCTCTATTCATAAATCGTCTTATTCCAATTTACCGGTCGATGTTCTTCAATGCCGTAAAAAGAATCATTCTTACTGTAGTGTGTTTTGATGCAAATGATCTCGAATAAATCAAATTAGATTAGTATATaattcttttaccttttctcttCACGTGTTCTGTTTAACTTTCTAACTCCATATTCGATAAAACGAGAATTAATTCCTTTTTAAAAGTGAAAGTCGGTTTAGGATTTGAGTGTTGAGTTCATGCATCTTTAAATGTCAACCACAACACTTGTGGTAACTTTGCTACAAGAAAATAGAATCCAAAGCCTATCTTTATTCGCGTGATTTGACTCAAAATCCACAAATTTGGCTAACAAATTCTCTATCCACCGAAAATTTACAACCGGTTTAATCCGATGACGAGctagaccaaaaaaaatgttgatgaTTAAGGACAATTAAATCAGACTAAAAACCGGTTTAATTCTATTAATCATTCCTGGTTTTTCTCTCCTAGACCTCatcttcttgaatcttgattacCAAATCCGATTCTTGAACTGTGTTTTACCAAACTTTTACCACTTGAATTTACTAAGCTTCTGCAATCTCcatcactttcttcttgtaaaGCTTCTCCTCTGCATCCCTTAAGAACTTGAATCTCGACAATGGCGAAGATGACGGTGAATGTGATGATGACAATGGAGATGATCTCACTAGTCTATTAAACTCAGCATCAGAGGATGACTCAAACAAACTCGAGATCTCTTCTTTTCTACCATTACAAGACTCCATTAGCAATGGAGTTAAAGGAGGCGTGAACAACGAAGGAGAAGCACGAGGAGTGAGATATGGAGGAGTTATGACACCACTTTCCatattaagaaacaaatcattcaAACTCTTTCCTTTTGTGGAAACCACATCTTCAGATTCCATTTCTTCCACTGTTTCTTCCATGATTGTGAACAGAAACCTCGGCACAAGCCCTGGACCACCAACATTCTCAAACCCATTATTAAGAGGACACTGTTGTTGAGTGTCaatgggtttagggtttgagaaagaggaagaagaaggagaagaagaagaagggtttgTGCTACTACTGcaacagaagatgaagagaagctCTCTGGTTCCAGGGGTAGAATAGTCATTTCGAAAATCAGGTCTTCTCGTCGTCGACCTCTTCTTACACCAAAGCAAGTAATAAAGCTCAGCGAGAAGAGCTAATAGCAAGCAACCAAAGACTATGCTTAGAGCAAGTCCCACACTGCTCAGAgatctcatctttcttcttctagataAGATTCACTTCTCTTGTTCATCGTTACTCCAACACAAAGAGAAGACCTTTTTATCCGATTCGACCAAATGTGAAATGCAGAAGGAATGGACACTATGGCGGTTGTTTATGATTCTGAGAATAGCAAGGGTTTTTGCAGAgacggaagaagaaaataaagttgGGATGAAAGAAAAGCTTGGGaatgtggaaaaaaaagaaagaaaagcttgggaatgtgaaaatataaataatttccTAAAAAAGGTGTTATATAGCCAAGTGTGTAAGTGTAAGTGAAACTCTCACTCATATTTTAGAATCAATAAATGCATAAGTGAATACGAAATTTTACCCTTAATGAAAGACTTTAGCTTctgaccatttttttttcttttcaatttatatGTCAAATGATGATTTTATCATTGAAGATGTATGAATCGAACTCCATGCATCATTATTCTGACAATTCTactaacaattaaaatatggGAGAGATGACTCGCGCGGTGTTGTAGTATATGGATCATGTTCACAGTGATTCgtgcatatatatttgaaacaTATGAAATTACGAGGAACAAAACAACTCTACTTCATTACACCATTCTGAAAATATTTGGCAAGTTTATCTCTATTAATCCTATATTAAGAATAGAACTCCAAACCTAGTAcactaaattaattaataaacttaTTTTGGTATAACCACGGGATGGATGATGGAAGAAGGGGACTTTCAATTTTGACTACTTTATGATTTTCTGATGTTTGATCTACTACTTAACTTTGTTACAAAAAGAATACCattgcaacaaaaaatttctttaatcacaaaaataaacattgttttttttccttttatcttGGTTTCCCTTACAAAGCATCATATGGATAGCACTTCAAGGCCTTATAGCCCATGTGATGTGACGCATATGAAGTAAGAGATGTGAACTTGAAACTGATTATAACACAAGTAGCCTGAGATAGAgtgagatttgttttgttttgcggTTCTTCATGTTGATTGATATCAAAGTCAGAGTCAGATTAGCCTACCAAATCGAAGTGTCAGTGATTCCACCTCAATAATACAATTTCGTAATGTGCATCAACAACTATCTAGCCTCCTCCATCAACCAATCACAACTTCATGTAGTAGGCTAGTAGCATTGATAATGATATCCCTTTTTAGACTTGTTTCCATTCGTCATATACCACTTGATGACTTGTTTAAATCCCTTTATTCTCTTTAGTCCGTGTACCAATATTTTTGCAAAGAAAGTAGAATCATGGATTACTCATAACTAACAGAAACGTTGAGAAATTGGAAAATATGTTCATAGTGCTAAGGAGGAaaactacttcttcttctcttctcaacaATTGCAAATAACACAAGAAACTAAAACTGTGACTCAGTCTTGGCCTCCCAAGTCACAATTTCatgtttacaaattttctCCTGCAaatatcatttcattttgCAAATTAATAAGTTTAGTACGGTGATTATATTCCCTTggatttatcaaataaaaccCAACATATGAGTCCATTATGCATCCTCACATGAAGTATTTTGCATTTCCTTTTATACACACCACAAAATATACAGCAAACTTCAACTAAAACACaatctaataaataaaaaatagaacacTTAGTTCCCACCACagattttattacaaaaaaaacaaaattatcattatcCGTATTTTATATCGTGCATCACAATTTGTGATTATTCATTGTATTAACGAGCCCACACATAAAAGATCTTAATTATCCATCTACACCTTAAAATCTACGGACCGTCTTACATTAATACAGCTAGTTCACCTTGTGAAATCTCGGTAATACCCTCAGCTGCAAAAGATAGAAGTTTCATAGAACGGTACGTGTTCATTACCCAACCCAgctttaaattttcttcttacgTGTGTATGACTAGACACGTAGGTCCCACTCAGCACCACGACAACCcaataataaacatataaaaacaaaaagaaattaattaattttttttctttcttcatatatataattcgtttcttcttcctttttccccgagatttttttcctctgttcgGTCGGCCATTGAATTGTTGTTGATTCATTGGCTCTAAAACGAAAATGGGAATTCTCAACGACGACGCCGTTTTAATCGAACCGGGAAAAATCTCCGGAGATCCCACCGTCGTTACCGTCAATTGTCCTGATGAATCCGGTCTCGGTTCAACTCTGTGTAGAATCATCCTCGAATTTGGTCTCTCCATTACCCGAGCAGGTCAATATTCAATTTTACTTCGTATCTGTTTAGGGGAATATTCTCTGTTTGTCGTTTAGCTTCACGGAATATTCTTCTTTATGATTCGAAAAATTcaattctgtttttcttattttgagggtaattaatatgtttgtaAAAATGGTGTTTGCAGATTTTTCAACAGATGGAAGATGGTGTTATATAGTGTTTTGGGTTACTCCAGATATTAGCTCTCCTAAAATTGATTGGGACAGCTTAAAGAATCGTCTTTTATCAGCTTGTCCTTCTTGCTTAGGCTCTTTCTACTTCTGCCTTCAATCCAATGTCTCTAAGCCTCCTTCCCTTTATCTTCTCAAGTTCTTTTGCCGTGATAGGAAAGGATTGCTTCATGGTATGTGTAAAGTTATTGTCTTTTGTCTTGTGCTTGGTGTTTTCTTTATATGGTTGAttaaaagtttgtgtttttttggtgattcGTAGATGTTACTAAAGTTTTGACAGAGCTAGAGTTTACAATACAAAGAGTCAAAGTCATGACAACACCAGATGGAAGAGTTTTGGATATGTTTTTCATCACTGACGCAAtgtgagttttcttcttctttctaattcTGATGTTTCATTTGAGAGAAGAACCAACATTAACGTTGTGGTTTGTGACTTTGTGTAACAGGGATCTATTGCACACGAAACAGAGACAAACCAAAACGTGTGACCATCTAACGGCTGTGCTTGGTGAGCATGGTGTGAGTTGTGAGCTTGAACTAGCTGGGCCTGAGTTAGAGAGTGTGCAACGATTCTCTTCACTTCCACCTTTGGCTGCTGATGAGCTGTTTGGCCCAGATGGGTTTGATATTAGCGGCTC
It encodes the following:
- a CDS encoding Gibberellin-regulated family protein (Gibberellin-regulated family protein; INVOLVED IN: response to gibberellin stimulus; LOCATED IN: endomembrane system; EXPRESSED IN: 8 plant structures; EXPRESSED DURING: LP.04 four leaves visible, 4 anthesis, LP.10 ten leaves visible, C globular stage; CONTAINS InterPro DOMAIN/s: Gibberellin regulated protein (InterPro:IPR003854); BEST Arabidopsis thaliana protein match is: Gibberellin-regulated family protein (TAIR:AT1G10588.2); Has 475 Blast hits to 475 proteins in 44 species: Archae - 0; Bacteria - 0; Metazoa - 0; Fungi - 0; Plants - 475; Viruses - 0; Other Eukaryotes - 0 (source: NCBI BLink).); translated protein: MKLVVVQFFIISLLLTSSFSVLSSADSSCGGKCNVRCSKAGQHEECLKYCNICCQKCNCVPSGTFGHKDECPCYRDMKNSKGGSKCP
- the PGGT-I gene encoding Prenyltransferase family protein (PGGT-I; CONTAINS InterPro DOMAIN/s: Terpenoid cylases/protein prenyltransferase alpha-alpha toroid (InterPro:IPR008930), Prenyltransferase/squalene oxidase (InterPro:IPR001330); BEST Arabidopsis thaliana protein match is: RAB geranylgeranyl transferase beta subunit 1 (TAIR:AT5G12210.1); Has 1518 Blast hits to 1317 proteins in 251 species: Archae - 0; Bacteria - 20; Metazoa - 603; Fungi - 437; Plants - 177; Viruses - 0; Other Eukaryotes - 281 (source: NCBI BLink).): MSETAVSIDSDRSKSEEEDEEEYSPPVQSSPSANFEKDRHLMYLEMMYELLPYHYQSQEINRLTLAHFIISGLHFLGARDRVDKDVVAKWVLSFQAFPTNRVSLKDGEFYGFFGSRSSQFPIDENGDLKHNGSHLASTYCALAILKVIGHDLSTIDSKSLLISMINLQQDDGSFMPIHIGGETDLRFVYCAAAICYMLDSWSGMDKESAKNYILNCQSYDGGFGLIPGSESHGGATYCAIASLRLMGYIGVDLLSNDSSSSIIDPSLLLNWCLQRQANDGGFQGRTNKPSDTCYAFWIGAVLKLIGGDALIDKMALRKFLMSCQSKYGGFSKFPGQLPDLYHSYYGYTAFSLLEEQGLSPLCPELGLPLLAAPGI
- a CDS encoding Putative membrane lipoprotein (Putative membrane lipoprotein; FUNCTIONS IN: molecular_function unknown; INVOLVED IN: biological_process unknown; LOCATED IN: endomembrane system; EXPRESSED IN: 12 plant structures; EXPRESSED DURING: C globular stage, F mature embryo stage, petal differentiation and expansion stage, E expanded cotyledon stage, D bilateral stage; BEST Arabidopsis thaliana protein match is: unknown protein (TAIR:AT5G59350.1); Has 60 Blast hits to 60 proteins in 12 species: Archae - 0; Bacteria - 0; Metazoa - 0; Fungi - 0; Plants - 60; Viruses - 0; Other Eukaryotes - 0 (source: NCBI BLink).), translating into MRSLSSVGLALSIVFGCLLLALLAELYYLLWCKKRSTTRRPDFRNDYSTPGTRELLFIFCCSSSTNPSSSSPSSSSFSNPKPIDTQQQCPLNNGFENVGGPGLVPRFLFTIMEETVEEMESEDVVSTKGKSLNDLFLNMESGVITPPYLTPRASPSLFTPPLTPLLMESCNGRKEEISSLFESSSDAEFNRLVRSSPLSSSHSPSSSPLSRFKFLRDAEEKLYKKKVMEIAEA
- the ACR9 gene encoding ACT domain-containing protein (ACT domain-containing protein; FUNCTIONS IN: amino acid binding; INVOLVED IN: metabolic process; EXPRESSED IN: 24 plant structures; EXPRESSED DURING: 15 growth stages; CONTAINS InterPro DOMAIN/s: Amino acid-binding ACT (InterPro:IPR002912); BEST Arabidopsis thaliana protein match is: ACT-like superfamily protein (TAIR:AT2G36840.1); Has 465 Blast hits to 403 proteins in 46 species: Archae - 0; Bacteria - 48; Metazoa - 0; Fungi - 0; Plants - 388; Viruses - 0; Other Eukaryotes - 29 (source: NCBI BLink).) gives rise to the protein MGILNDDAVLIEPGKISGDPTVVTVNCPDESGLGSTLCRIILEFGLSITRADFSTDGRWCYIVFWVTPDISSPKIDWDSLKNRLLSACPSCLGSFYFCLQSNVSKPPSLYLLKFFCRDRKGLLHDVTKVLTELEFTIQRVKVMTTPDGRVLDMFFITDAMDLLHTKQRQTKTCDHLTAVLGEHGVSCELELAGPELESVQRFSSLPPLAADELFGPDGFDISGSSSNKAVLTVDNQLSPAHTLLQIRCVDQKGLFYDILRTSKDCDVHIAYGRFSSKVKGYRNLELFVRGTDGNKIMDPKHQANFCARLKEEMVCPLRVIIVNRGPDTELLVANPVELSGKGRPRVFYDVTLALKSLGICIFSAEIGRHSTLDRQWEVYRFLLDESREFPLASLRARNQVVDRVTKTLMGW